GAGCCGGCAACTGGTGTTTGTCGTCTGGACCACGGCTGAGGAACTGCCCGTTGCCCAGGAACTACTTGACCGGCTCCGGGCAGAAAAAATCCCCGCCCTAATCTCCTACGAATCCCCGAAACTCAAGCGCCAGCTCCACCTTGCCGACCTTGCCGGCGCGGCCCTGTGTGTTGTGGTTGGTGCCGAAGAGATAAAGCGCGGGGTCTATGGGTTAAAAGACCTGCGCACCGGCACCCAGACCGAAGTTCCGCAGAGCGAAATTGTCAGCCGGATTCGGGAAATTTTTAACACTTAACCGCCTTCCCCTTTATCAGTCGGTGCCGGCAAGCACATATTCGGTAATCGCCAGGTTGCCGGTGCCCGTCAGAATCACCGCTGCGGTCCACCGGCCCGGATTGCCAGGTGGCAACTCCAGCCACACACAACCCTGACCCCGGGCATCACGCTCCACCTGCAACTCCTTCTTCGCCATCACACCGTTGAACCTATCGCTCTTTATCTCACTCCAGTTCGGCTCATCCCCTCTGGGCCAGGCAACGACAATCACCTCGGACTCAGTACCGCCCCGCACCTGCCATTCGTAATCAAAAAGCAACTTGCGTACCGGTCCGCGAATAAAAGGCGCCATTATCACCGGGCGGTTGTCCGGCAGCGGATTAAGCCGGAGATTGCAACCCTGGGCGATTGACAGCACATAACTCACCACCGGCTCTGGCTCTTCGGCCGCGGCAACCGGCGGTGTTTCAGGAATCTTCGGTTCGGGTGGAACTACCGGTGCCGACACACTCTTCTCCTGCAACTCCCGCGACCATTCGTCATAATCCCGCTCGCCTTTATCCCGGGCGTGCTTGAAGCAGAGCGGTATCAGGTTGTCAACACAAATCCTGCCGCCAGAAGAGATTGGCTTGCGCAGGGCAAGGGTGTTGTAGGAGGCAAAACAGCCCGGGGCAACGCAGGTTGTACCGCGCCGGGCAACAACCACATGTTCCATCTCCGGGGGCCACTTCTGACCGCAGATGTAGGCAAAATGGTCTTCATCCGGTGTGGGTGGATAGTGCCGGGTGTGACACTTACGACACACCGCCTCCTCTTTGTGCCGTGACCAGTCGACTGAGAGCGGATAACCGCAGTTCGGGCAGTTGTAATGCCAGGTCATCTCCACCTCCTTTCAAAAAAACTCCTCAACACCGGAAGACACGGCTTCCTCCGGTGCGGTTAAATTGTGAACCGGAAAAATCCCTTTGTCAAGTTTTTTAACCGGTTGCGAACCGTCCGGTAATTAACGGTGCGCCGTGGGTGGGTTGAACACCAGCCCCCGGCGTTTATGCCAGGCTGCCGGGTCCTGAAAGTACTCCCGGACTTCGGCAAACTCACCATCGGTCAGAAAACTGACCTCGCGGGGAATCTTTTCCGAAAGTGCGGCATCACGATTGGTCAGAGAGTAAAGTTTCACCCCGGTTTGTGCCAGCTCCTCCTCACCGCCCTGCTGCCGGTCAAACAGCACAAAACAGGCATCAACCTTTGCGCCCCAATCCCGCATCTTTTCCACCACCCGGGCTTTGGTCCAGCCGTGCACCAAGGTGTCGTCCACTAAAAGCACCCTTTTGCGGAACAGCTCGTGCCGTTTCACCCCTTCAAACGGGCTTGCCTCAGGATAGCGCAACTCCCGGCGCGCAAAAAACATCGGCTTGGACAACTTCTGCGCCAGAAGTGCGGCAATTGCGATACTGCCCGCTTCAATCCCGCACACCGCATCAAAATTGAGGTTCTTTACTAAAAGGGCACTGGCGCTCAACACAAAGTCGTTCACCGCCGGATAGTTGGACAAACCTTTGACATCGATGTAAATCGGGCTGTAGTTCCGGTTGTCATCAACCTTAAACAGCGGTCTTAAGTCGCCCAGACTCACCTTGATTGCGCCAATCTGCCAGAAGATTGCCGCCACTGTCTCGGCAAGATTCCCCGACATCATCTCCCGAATCGCACCGAGGTCCGGCACCACAATCCGCTGCTCGCGCAACAGCCGATAAACCTTATTGGCATCAGCAACACTAACCTCAACCGCCAGTCGGGTCTCCTCAAGGTCGTAGATGAAATGGAGCCGGCCCAGTTCCCCATCCTTACCTAACAGGGCGTAACTTTCCGCATTCGCCTCCCGCTCCTTTGGTCCTAACCGCGCTGCTGCTGGATTTATCAACTCCTGATAGACGCGCAAAAAGTCCTGCGCCAGGTCCGCGACCTCTTGATACTCAAGGATGTTCGGTGTTGACGCCCTGACCACCCCGCCCGCGCACTCCAGTTCGCGCAGCGGCACCTGATTCAGTTTCACGAGCCTGTCTTTTTGGCTTTGAGCTCTTCGACCCGACTGCTGTAAAAGAAGTTCCAGAGCGCCCGGACCTTACGCTTCAACTCAGCGATTGAACCCTTGTTTTCGAGGACAAAGTCGGCTTTTGACCAGTACTTGCGGTCCGAACCCTGGACTTCAAGACGCTGCGCCACCTCTTCGGCACTGAAGCCCAGTTTCGTCATCCGTTTCAGCCGCAAACCGTCCGGCGCGGTTACAAGAATCGCCACATCAACCTGTTTATCAAGGCCGCAGGCAAACAAGAGCGCCGCATCCACCACCAGGAGTCCGTTCTTCATCCTTGCTATCTCCTCCTCAATCCGTTTGATGATGGGCGGATGCATAATCGCATTCAACTTTTTCAAACTGGTCTTGGAACTGAACGCCCGGCGTCCCAGCGCCTTGCGGTCAATCTGCCCCTTTTTATCGAGAATCTCTTTGCCGAAAGCGGCAACCAGCCTCTTGTACTCGGCACTGCCCTTGCGCAACAGACTCCGGGCAATCTGGTCGGCATCAATCACCCGCGCACCATAGCGCCGCAACTCCTCGGCAACGGTCGACTTACCCGAACCCATATTACCGCCAATACCAACGACGAGCCGCGGTAAAACCAGTTGCCGGTCAAACATCAGATTACCTTTGCCTCCTCGCGCAGCAGCCGCACCAGTTCCGGCACAACCTGATTCAGCTCTCCTTCCAGCACCCGTCCTGCCTTGCGCTCCGGTGGCAACCGATGACCTAACTGGACAACCCGACGCGAAAGTTGCGCCGGGTCGAGTCCCAATTCGGCAGCGCCCCAGACCGGAATTTCCTTCTTTTTCGCCGCCATCATCAACTTTAAAGTCGGATACCGGGGTTGATACTTGCCCTTTTGAATTGTCAATAAACAGGGCAACCGCACCTGAACAATTTCGGTTGCGCCTTCAACCTCGCGATGGGCAACAACCTCCTGCGCCTCGGCACTGGCAATCTCCACCTCTGCTACAACCGCGACATGGGGCACACCAAGAAAATGGGCAACCGCCTGTGGCACCCATGCCATATCGTCGTCGATTGCCTGCTTACCACACAAAACCAGATTGAACCCAATCCGCGCCACCGCGCTGGCAAGCACCTTGCCAATGCCCAGCCCATCCAGCCCTTCAAAACCCGGGTCTGATATTTGCACCGCCTCATCAACACCCATCGCCAGCGCCGTGCGCAGCGCCATCTTCACCCGCTCCGGACCAAGACTGACCGCGGTCACCGAACCCACGCCTAATTTCTCCTTTATCCGTAGCGCCATCTCCAGCGCATACTCATCGTACGGATTTATCACCCACTCAACCTCATTTGTATCCACAAAGTTGGTCTGGGGGTTAATCCGCACCTTGGTTTCGGTTGAAGGAACCTGTTTAATGCAACATACAATCTTCATCCTCTCACTCCTTTTGTCTCAAACTGTGCGCCTGACCCTGTTGACCGTTGCCTGCGGCGTCATTGGGCACCATCCTCCTCAAACCTCTTCACACACAAACAGCAGTTGTGGCCACCAAAACCGAACGAATTGGAAAGTGCCGCCCGGATTTTCAGCTCGCGCGTCTGGTTCGGCACAAAATCCAGTTCCACCCCTTGGTCCGGTTGTTCAAAGTTTCTCGTCTGGTGCACCTTACCCTCTTTGACCGAGAGCACCATTGCCACAAACTCCATCGCACCCGCCGCGCCCAAACCATGACCAATCATCGACTTGGTCGAATTAATCGCCAGGTTCCGGGCATGCGCGCCAAACACATCCATTATCGCCTTTACCTCGGCGGCATCGTTCAAAGGCGTTGAGGTGCCGTGGGCGTTGATATAGTCAACATCTTCGGGCTTAAGTCCGGCATCCATTAGCGCCCGACGCATCGCCATCGCCGCACCCTTTGCCTCGGGGTCGGGTGCGGTTATGTGGTAACCGTCCGCGGTTGCGCCATAACCAACAACCTCACAGTAAATCTTCGCCCCGCGGCGCCGGGCATGCTCCAGCTCCTCAAGGATGTAAATCGCACCACCCTCGGCAATCACAAACCCATCCCGCTCCCGGTCAAATGGCCTTGATGCCTTCTCCGGCGCCTCATTACGCTTGGACAGGGCGCCCATATTGGCAAAGGCGGCAACGGTAAACTTGGTGATTGGCGCCTCAACCCCTCCGGTAATCATCACATCAGCATCGCCCTGCTGAATATGGCGCAGCGCCACGCCGGTCGCATGCGCGCCTGAGGCGCACGCCGAGACCGAGCAGTAGTTCGGGCCCCGCAACCCGTACACAATCGCAATCTGACCGGCTGCCATATCCGGAATCATCATCGGGATTAAAAGCGGCGAAACCGGTCTTGGACCCCGGCTGATAAAAACCGAATGCTGCTCCTCCCAGGTGGCAATTCCTCCCATTCCTGAACCAACCACAACCCCAACCCGGTCTTTATCCTCCTTGTCAAACTCCAGCCTGGCATCTGCCACCGCCTCAACTGCTGCCCACAGAGCAAACTGGGTAAACCGGTCCGCCCGCTTTGCCAGTTTCGCATCGAGCCGTGCCTTGGGGTCAAACCCCTTCACCTCAGCCCCAATCTGCACCGCCAGGTCAGAAGGGTCAAATGCGGTTATTCGACCGATGCCATTCGCACCGGCAAGCAGATTCTGCCAGTAGGTGGGCACATCCAGACCCAGAGGCGAAACGATACCTAAGCCGGTTACCACCACCCGCCGCCGTTTTTCCATCATAGCGCAACTCACCGCTTTAACCGCAAATCACTCGGCAGCGGCTTTCTTCTCAGCCAGTTTCCGCTCCAGGTACTCAACCGCCTTGCCCACGGTGGTCAACTGCTGCGAGTCCTCATCCGGAATCTTAATCCCGAACTTATCCTCAAACGCCAGGACCAGTTCCACAATATCGAGCGAATCCGCGCCCAAATCCTCCTGAAAACGGGCGTCCGGGGTCAACTTTCCCGCTGCATCGGGCAGTTTTTCAGCGATAATCGCCTTCACTTCATCTATTAACGCCATATGTCCTCCTTGAGGTTAAATTTTCTTAAACAATATAGTAAATTTACCAATCTTATTAACTTGTGTCAAGAAATCACCTTGCCCTGCCCCTTGTTCTTATCCCTCTGCTGATTAACTTGACAACTAACGATTATTCCTCTTAAATAAACTGATGACCTCAATTGTCCTTGCCCTGGCTTTGATTGCGATTGACCCCGGTGCCGGCACAACCGGCTTTGATTTTCTGTATATAACACCTACCGCGCGGGAGGCGGCGCTGGGCGGTGCCAGTACCGCCCAGCCGGATGGTGCCTTTGGTTTCTATTACAACCCGGCAGCCACCGGCGCAATGACCGGTGCCCAATTTACCTATATCAACTATCCGGCAGGCATTCATCTCGGTTCTGCCGCCTACACCCAGCCGCTTGATAACACCAAAGGTATCGGCGTCGGCATCTATTATCTCAACTCCGGCACGATGAAGAAAACCAATGAACAGGGCGAAGAACTGGGCACATTTGGCGCCTCTTTTACCTGCCTCAACCTCAGCGGCTCCTACCGGCTCATCAGCAACCTGTTAGTCGGCGCCGGTATCGCCGGGCTTTACGGCACAATCGACACCTTCTTCTCAGTTGGGCTTGTCGGCAACATCGGCGTCACTTATGAACCGCCGGTACCCGGTCTTTACCTCGGTTTTACCGCCCGAAACCTCGGTGCCGAAATAAAACCGTTTGGCGTTCGTGACCCGATGCCCTTGGAATTCAGCCTTGGCGCCTCCTGGCAACCAACCCCGGCGCTCAACCTCAACCTGAACCTGAACAAACCTATCAACAACCGCTTCAACATCCGTGCCGGCATTGAAGGCTGGGTCAATCAGTTTCTTGCCCTGCGCGCCGGTTACAACTCCCTTGGCTCAGACCTGATGGCGGGTACCGGTGCTGACCCTCTTGCCGGATTTGCCGCCGGCATTGGCGTCCGCTACAACCGCTATCAACTGGACTACACCTTTGTGCCGATGGTCGCGCTCGGTTCTGTCCATCGCATCTCCTTCGGTTTCAGCCTGTAACTCTGGGCACAATGAAACGCCAGTTCGTCAAAGATTTAAAGCCCGGCACACTGGTCAACGATGTCTTCTTCTGCAACCGGCTCGATATCAAAGACCGCCGGGACGGTGGCAGATTCATCACCTTTGAACTGCGCGACCGCACCGGCACCCTATCCGCGATAATGTGGGACAACATTGAAGATGGCTTGACCTACATCGCCAACGGTGGGTTCTGTCATGTCCAGGGCAAAGCCAGCGACTATCAGGGCAGGGTTCAGGTTACGGTCAGTGGACTGTTTCCAGTTGACCCGAGCCAGATTTCCCGGGGCGACTTTCTCGCCGTCACCCGATTCAACCGCACCGAACTCCTTGAAGAACTGAAAAACCACATCAACTCAATCCAGAACCCCTACCTCCGCCAGCTTCTTGAGGCCTTCTTCAACGACCCGAAATTTGCCGAACAGTTTGCCCTGGCACCAGCCGCGGTTAGGGTCCATCACGCCTACCTTGGTGGCTTATTAGAGCACACCGTCTTGATGTGCCGGCAGATTGACCCGCTCTGTGCCACCTATCCAGAACTGAACAAAGACCTCATCCGCACCGGTGTTATCCTGCACGATGTCGGCAAGGTGCGCGAATACTCCTATGACCTGACAATTGAGCACACCGATGAAGGTAAACTCCTCGGCCACATCGTACTCGGCTACCAGATGGTATTGGAAAAAATCAACACCATCCCTGAATTCCCTGAAGACCTGCGCCAGATGGTCCTCCATATGATATTAGCCCATCATGGTGAGAACGAGTACGGCTCACCGAAAACGCCCAAATTTCCCGAGGCGTTCATCGTCTTTTTCCTTGACTACCTTGACTCCCGCCTTGCCATCTTCCGCGCCGCAATGGAGAAAAACAAAGGCGTGCGCTGGACCGACTTCAACGACTTCCTCGACACCGACATCTACATCAAAGACCAGCCTGAGAACGACCCGTGCCAGTAGGGCACGACCCCGATTTTACAACCTTTGCCCGTGCTGCCCAAACTATCGGCTTAAATATCAACCCCGAAACTTACGGCAAACTTTGCCTTTACGCCCAACTCATCCGGCAGTACAACGAAAAGGTCAACCTCATATCCCGGAAAGACACCCACCGCATTCTAACCTACCACATCATCGACTCACTTGCTGCCCACCGCTTCATCTTGCCCAATGCCCGCTGTTGTGATTTGGGCAGTGGTGCTGGTTTACCCGGAATACCGCTGGCGCTGGTCCGGCACGACGCTACATTCATCCTGATTGAGTCAATCAAAAAAAAGTGCCGGTTTCTTGAAACAGCGCTAAAAGAACTGAACCTGAAAAACTGCTCAATTTTCTGCGAACGGGCAGAAACGCTCCCGCCCCTCAACTGCGATGTAATTCTCTCCCGCCTCACCGCTCCAATCG
This genomic window from candidate division WOR-3 bacterium contains:
- the rsmG gene encoding 16S rRNA (guanine(527)-N(7))-methyltransferase RsmG, which translates into the protein MPVGHDPDFTTFARAAQTIGLNINPETYGKLCLYAQLIRQYNEKVNLISRKDTHRILTYHIIDSLAAHRFILPNARCCDLGSGAGLPGIPLALVRHDATFILIESIKKKCRFLETALKELNLKNCSIFCERAETLPPLNCDVILSRLTAPIEKTLPFAAPHLKPGGVIVLYKTAGWENELQKKEKIIARSHLQLQKTEKITLPFSEIERHFLLFT
- a CDS encoding dephospho-CoA kinase — its product is MFDRQLVLPRLVVGIGGNMGSGKSTVAEELRRYGARVIDADQIARSLLRKGSAEYKRLVAAFGKEILDKKGQIDRKALGRRAFSSKTSLKKLNAIMHPPIIKRIEEEIARMKNGLLVVDAALLFACGLDKQVDVAILVTAPDGLRLKRMTKLGFSAEEVAQRLEVQGSDRKYWSKADFVLENKGSIAELKRKVRALWNFFYSSRVEELKAKKTGS
- the acpP gene encoding acyl carrier protein, translating into MALIDEVKAIIAEKLPDAAGKLTPDARFQEDLGADSLDIVELVLAFEDKFGIKIPDEDSQQLTTVGKAVEYLERKLAEKKAAAE
- the fabF gene encoding beta-ketoacyl-ACP synthase II produces the protein MMEKRRRVVVTGLGIVSPLGLDVPTYWQNLLAGANGIGRITAFDPSDLAVQIGAEVKGFDPKARLDAKLAKRADRFTQFALWAAVEAVADARLEFDKEDKDRVGVVVGSGMGGIATWEEQHSVFISRGPRPVSPLLIPMMIPDMAAGQIAIVYGLRGPNYCSVSACASGAHATGVALRHIQQGDADVMITGGVEAPITKFTVAAFANMGALSKRNEAPEKASRPFDRERDGFVIAEGGAIYILEELEHARRRGAKIYCEVVGYGATADGYHITAPDPEAKGAAMAMRRALMDAGLKPEDVDYINAHGTSTPLNDAAEVKAIMDVFGAHARNLAINSTKSMIGHGLGAAGAMEFVAMVLSVKEGKVHQTRNFEQPDQGVELDFVPNQTRELKIRAALSNSFGFGGHNCCLCVKRFEEDGAQ
- a CDS encoding HD domain-containing protein — its product is MKRQFVKDLKPGTLVNDVFFCNRLDIKDRRDGGRFITFELRDRTGTLSAIMWDNIEDGLTYIANGGFCHVQGKASDYQGRVQVTVSGLFPVDPSQISRGDFLAVTRFNRTELLEELKNHINSIQNPYLRQLLEAFFNDPKFAEQFALAPAAVRVHHAYLGGLLEHTVLMCRQIDPLCATYPELNKDLIRTGVILHDVGKVREYSYDLTIEHTDEGKLLGHIVLGYQMVLEKINTIPEFPEDLRQMVLHMILAHHGENEYGSPKTPKFPEAFIVFFLDYLDSRLAIFRAAMEKNKGVRWTDFNDFLDTDIYIKDQPENDPCQ
- a CDS encoding PorV/PorQ family protein; the encoded protein is MTSIVLALALIAIDPGAGTTGFDFLYITPTAREAALGGASTAQPDGAFGFYYNPAATGAMTGAQFTYINYPAGIHLGSAAYTQPLDNTKGIGVGIYYLNSGTMKKTNEQGEELGTFGASFTCLNLSGSYRLISNLLVGAGIAGLYGTIDTFFSVGLVGNIGVTYEPPVPGLYLGFTARNLGAEIKPFGVRDPMPLEFSLGASWQPTPALNLNLNLNKPINNRFNIRAGIEGWVNQFLALRAGYNSLGSDLMAGTGADPLAGFAAGIGVRYNRYQLDYTFVPMVALGSVHRISFGFSL
- a CDS encoding electron transfer flavoprotein subunit beta/FixA family protein, coding for MKIVCCIKQVPSTETKVRINPQTNFVDTNEVEWVINPYDEYALEMALRIKEKLGVGSVTAVSLGPERVKMALRTALAMGVDEAVQISDPGFEGLDGLGIGKVLASAVARIGFNLVLCGKQAIDDDMAWVPQAVAHFLGVPHVAVVAEVEIASAEAQEVVAHREVEGATEIVQVRLPCLLTIQKGKYQPRYPTLKLMMAAKKKEIPVWGAAELGLDPAQLSRRVVQLGHRLPPERKAGRVLEGELNQVVPELVRLLREEAKVI